One window of Leptospira barantonii genomic DNA carries:
- the fusA gene encoding elongation factor G: MSTAVAEFKPSEKLIKTRNIGISAHIDSGKTTLTERILFYTNKIHAIHEVRGKDGVGAKMDSMDLERERGITIQSAATYCQWKDHTINIIDTPGHVDFTVEVERSLRVLDSAILVLCGVAGVQSQSITVDRQMRRYNVPRVAFINKLDRTGANPFRVIDQLKEKLKHNAVPVQIPIGLENDLKGIVDLVKMKAFYFEGKDGMDIQEREIPDDLKELAQKKHEELLDAASMFSDELTEALLEGTPTEEMIKKAIRTGTIELKMTPVFMGSAFKNKGVQKLLDGVLDYLASPVDVKNKALDQNNNEEMIVLESNFEKPLVCLAFKLEDGRYGQLTYVRVYQGKLSKGMTIYNMSNNKKHNVGRLCRMHSDEMEDIDYAEAGDIIALFGIDCASGDTFTDGKLKVSMESMFVAAPVISLTIEAKESKHLNNLAKALNRFTKEDPTFQTHVDAESGQTIIKGMGELHLEVYIERMKREYGVELITGAPQVAYRETITSKADFDYTHKKQTGGQGQFGRVAGYIEPIPLEETLNYDFVNKVVGGSIPREYIQSVDKGFKSCLERGSLIGFPIIGVRCVINDGAYHDVDSSDMAFQIAGRYAFRQGFNKANPQILEPIMKVEVDGPSEFQGAILGSLNQRRGMILNTTEEDAYCKTEAEVPLADMFGYSTVLRSSTQGKAEFSMEFSRYAPVPRNVAEELMKKYKVNNKDED, from the coding sequence ATGAGCACTGCTGTAGCCGAATTCAAACCGAGCGAAAAACTCATTAAAACCAGAAACATTGGGATTTCTGCCCATATCGATTCTGGGAAAACGACCCTTACCGAAAGAATTCTGTTCTATACGAACAAAATTCACGCCATTCACGAAGTTCGTGGAAAGGACGGAGTCGGTGCGAAAATGGACAGTATGGACCTCGAAAGAGAAAGAGGGATTACCATCCAGTCCGCGGCGACTTATTGCCAATGGAAAGATCATACGATCAACATCATCGATACACCGGGTCACGTCGACTTCACCGTAGAAGTGGAACGCTCCCTTCGGGTATTGGATTCCGCTATTCTCGTTCTTTGCGGGGTTGCGGGGGTTCAATCTCAATCGATCACAGTTGACCGTCAGATGAGACGTTACAACGTTCCTCGCGTTGCTTTTATCAACAAACTCGACAGAACGGGCGCAAACCCTTTCCGCGTGATCGATCAGTTAAAAGAAAAACTGAAACACAACGCCGTTCCGGTCCAAATTCCAATCGGTCTTGAAAACGACCTGAAAGGAATCGTGGATCTCGTCAAAATGAAAGCCTTCTATTTCGAAGGTAAAGACGGTATGGACATCCAAGAAAGAGAAATTCCGGATGATCTGAAAGAACTCGCTCAAAAGAAACACGAAGAACTTTTGGACGCGGCTTCTATGTTCTCCGACGAATTGACCGAAGCTCTTCTTGAAGGAACTCCTACCGAAGAGATGATCAAAAAGGCGATCCGTACCGGTACAATCGAACTTAAAATGACCCCCGTATTTATGGGTTCCGCTTTCAAGAACAAAGGCGTTCAGAAACTTCTGGACGGAGTTTTGGATTATCTTGCAAGCCCTGTGGACGTTAAGAACAAGGCTCTGGACCAAAACAACAACGAAGAGATGATCGTTCTTGAATCCAATTTCGAGAAACCTTTAGTTTGTCTCGCGTTCAAACTCGAAGACGGACGTTATGGTCAGCTCACTTATGTGCGCGTTTACCAAGGAAAACTTTCCAAGGGTATGACCATCTACAACATGTCGAACAATAAGAAACACAACGTCGGTCGACTCTGTCGAATGCACTCCGATGAGATGGAAGATATCGACTACGCGGAAGCGGGCGACATCATCGCTCTTTTCGGTATCGACTGTGCTTCCGGGGATACTTTTACCGACGGAAAACTTAAGGTTTCCATGGAGTCCATGTTCGTTGCGGCTCCGGTAATTTCCCTTACGATCGAAGCAAAAGAATCGAAACACTTAAACAACCTTGCAAAAGCGTTAAACCGTTTTACCAAGGAAGATCCGACTTTCCAAACTCACGTGGATGCTGAATCCGGTCAGACCATCATCAAAGGGATGGGAGAACTTCACCTCGAAGTTTATATCGAGCGTATGAAACGCGAGTACGGAGTAGAATTGATCACGGGAGCGCCTCAGGTTGCTTATCGTGAAACGATCACTTCCAAAGCGGACTTCGATTACACCCACAAAAAACAAACGGGTGGTCAAGGTCAGTTCGGTCGTGTTGCCGGTTATATCGAACCGATCCCACTCGAAGAAACCCTCAATTACGATTTCGTAAACAAGGTTGTCGGAGGATCGATTCCAAGAGAATACATCCAGTCGGTAGACAAAGGATTCAAGAGTTGCTTAGAGCGCGGATCTCTCATCGGATTCCCTATCATCGGAGTTCGTTGTGTGATCAACGACGGTGCTTATCATGATGTCGACTCTTCCGATATGGCGTTCCAAATCGCGGGTCGTTACGCGTTCCGCCAAGGATTCAACAAAGCGAATCCTCAAATTCTGGAACCGATCATGAAAGTCGAAGTGGATGGACCTTCCGAGTTCCAAGGAGCGATCCTCGGATCCCTGAACCAAAGACGCGGTATGATTCTTAACACAACCGAAGAGGACGCTTATTGCAAAACAGAAGCCGAAGTTCCTCTCGCGGATATGTTCGGATATTCCACAGTATTGCGTTCTTCAACTCAAGGTAAGGCTGAATTCTCTATGGAATTCTCCAGATACGCCCCTGTTCCAAGAAACGTAGCGGAAGAGTTGATGAAAAAATACAAGGTCAACAACAAAGACGAGGATTGA
- a CDS encoding TrkH family potassium uptake protein, translating into MYPLKLIKRNVNRIAKAFLLLSVARTLCLGFAMAILAGSFGIYVSESGRLSYTNSLYIATSSICVTGLSPVLLSELQRSTQLIMMFLIQIGGLGIITFTVLIGVLVVRGLSRSTRLASFVYEATDAHLARRLRDKKSDQHSGVLAPGKKKTEAEASYVRRMLISLFNISLSIEAVGATLLYFCMPETDRLPGTPSRLFLSVFTSISAFNNAGFSVVDDLSFLAKDPLCLLIIQFLIVMGGIGFPVIIFIEKSILEIIQKFMGKVEAVTETFMMRRTVLLGEDPPGWYIFVIATSVRLEERLEVYRKELFGDANRMQMAIIVLGSLLLIHIGGISILLIEYNNVETIGKMGFTEKLFNSFFLSVSSRTAGFNTFDITEIRSATYVLLCSLMFIGGGPQGAAGGIKITTFFILILYLKNVISPQARVQAWGEDVSKNSVAISTRIYFLATLSLVVFMFLISLANGNKHGIETIFFEVMSAFGTVGLSLGMTAYTNDVEKYLYIALMFMGRVGTFTLLIAFTGHSGLGDLGSKDDGLKIQVG; encoded by the coding sequence ATGTATCCGCTCAAACTGATTAAAAGAAATGTAAACCGCATTGCAAAGGCGTTTCTTTTGTTGTCGGTTGCCAGAACCCTTTGTTTGGGTTTTGCGATGGCCATTTTGGCGGGTTCTTTCGGAATTTACGTTTCCGAATCCGGACGTTTGTCTTATACGAATTCCCTTTACATCGCGACCTCGTCCATTTGTGTCACGGGGCTTTCTCCGGTACTTTTGTCGGAATTACAACGTTCTACTCAGTTGATTATGATGTTTCTGATTCAGATCGGTGGATTGGGAATCATCACGTTTACGGTTTTGATCGGGGTTTTGGTCGTTCGCGGTTTGTCCCGAAGTACTCGACTCGCTTCTTTTGTTTACGAGGCCACGGACGCGCATCTCGCGAGAAGATTGAGGGATAAAAAATCCGATCAACATTCGGGTGTTCTTGCTCCCGGAAAAAAGAAAACCGAGGCCGAAGCTTCTTACGTAAGAAGAATGTTGATTTCCCTTTTTAATATTTCTCTTTCGATCGAAGCGGTCGGAGCCACTCTTCTTTATTTTTGTATGCCGGAGACGGATCGTCTTCCCGGGACTCCGAGTCGATTGTTTTTGAGCGTGTTCACTTCGATCTCCGCGTTCAACAACGCGGGTTTTTCCGTCGTAGACGATCTTAGTTTTTTAGCGAAGGACCCGTTGTGTTTGCTCATCATTCAATTTTTGATCGTGATGGGCGGGATCGGTTTTCCGGTGATCATCTTTATCGAGAAATCGATTTTGGAAATCATCCAGAAGTTTATGGGAAAGGTGGAAGCCGTCACCGAAACGTTTATGATGAGAAGAACCGTTCTTCTCGGAGAAGATCCTCCCGGATGGTATATCTTTGTGATCGCAACTTCTGTACGATTGGAAGAACGTCTCGAAGTGTATAGAAAGGAATTGTTCGGAGACGCGAATCGTATGCAGATGGCGATTATCGTTTTGGGTTCCTTGCTTCTGATTCACATCGGGGGAATTTCGATTTTGTTAATCGAATACAACAACGTGGAAACGATCGGTAAGATGGGTTTCACCGAGAAACTTTTCAATTCTTTCTTTCTTTCAGTCTCTTCGAGAACCGCGGGGTTCAATACGTTCGACATCACAGAGATACGAAGCGCGACTTACGTGCTTCTTTGTTCTTTGATGTTCATCGGGGGCGGACCGCAAGGAGCCGCGGGTGGTATCAAGATCACAACGTTCTTTATATTAATCTTATATTTGAAAAACGTAATTAGTCCTCAAGCGAGAGTTCAGGCTTGGGGAGAAGACGTTTCCAAAAATTCCGTGGCGATCTCCACTCGGATCTACTTTTTAGCCACGTTATCTCTCGTCGTTTTTATGTTTTTGATCTCCCTCGCCAACGGAAACAAACACGGAATCGAAACGATCTTTTTTGAAGTGATGTCGGCATTCGGTACGGTCGGTTTGAGTTTGGGAATGACCGCTTATACGAACGACGTCGAAAAATATCTCTACATCGCCTTGATGTTTATGGGAAGAGTAGGGACCTTTACGCTTCTGATCGCGTTTACCGGTCACTCCGGTCTCGGCGATCTCGGAAGCAAGGACGACGGCTTGAAGATTCAAGTCGGTTAA
- a CDS encoding LIC_10271 family cell wall hydrolase — protein MNRALFSSIGIFLLFPILSGIFAAGSQNLSFYTVEKGDTYYSLGKKFKVDYHKIMEWNGKKNTDSLIPGERLKLGKTVSPGSEKSNQPETAKTVSKNTKQVLIREESFDSSKPFLRFPLKSRAPVQNHFTKFSFAPHKGVLFKASRHDEVRPASPGKVLIVDEMEGYKKYVILEHKNGYSTVYANLKNVNVNEGDTVDSSKVLGSLESGKGLYFQLNRGSTAIDPGLQTRSE, from the coding sequence ATGAACCGCGCCCTTTTTTCCAGCATCGGAATCTTCCTACTTTTTCCGATTCTCTCCGGGATCTTCGCGGCGGGATCGCAGAATCTTTCCTTTTACACCGTCGAAAAGGGAGATACTTACTATTCTCTGGGAAAAAAGTTCAAAGTCGATTATCATAAAATTATGGAATGGAACGGAAAGAAAAATACGGATTCTTTGATACCCGGTGAAAGATTGAAACTCGGAAAAACCGTTTCTCCGGGATCGGAAAAATCGAATCAGCCGGAAACCGCAAAAACCGTTTCGAAAAATACAAAACAGGTTCTTATCAGGGAAGAATCCTTCGACTCTTCCAAACCTTTCCTTCGATTTCCCCTAAAAAGCCGCGCGCCCGTTCAGAATCATTTTACAAAATTCAGCTTCGCTCCTCATAAGGGAGTTTTATTCAAAGCCTCCAGACACGACGAAGTTCGTCCGGCTTCTCCCGGAAAGGTTCTCATCGTGGACGAGATGGAAGGATATAAGAAATACGTAATATTAGAACATAAGAATGGATATTCGACCGTATACGCCAACCTGAAAAACGTAAACGTAAACGAAGGCGACACTGTGGATTCTTCCAAGGTTTTGGGTTCGTTGGAATCCGGAAAAGGACTCTACTTCCAGCTAAATCGCGGGAGCACGGCGATCGACCCGGGTTTACAAACGCGATCGGAATAG